In Actinoplanes sp. NBC_00393, a single genomic region encodes these proteins:
- a CDS encoding aldo/keto reductase has protein sequence MSEMSYRRLGDSGLVVSVVGIGCNNFGRKLDAEGTREVVDAAIDAGITLFDTADIYGTPHGTSEQLLGAALKGRRDEVVLASKFGMNMEGLNGRDFGARGARRYIVRAVEASLRRLETDHIDLYQMHEPDPATPIDETLAALDDLVRSGKVRYLGNSNFSGWQIADADWTARTSGLTRFISAQNRYSLLHREVETEVVPACEQFGLGLLPFFPLDSGLLTGKYRRGEQPSAGTRLSQDRYRPWLDDADWDTIEALTAYGRERGHSLLDVAIAGLAARPAVTSVIAGATTAEQVQANAAAGSWELSAADVAALDAVLDS, from the coding sequence ATGAGCGAAATGAGCTACCGCCGCCTGGGCGATTCGGGCCTCGTGGTGTCCGTGGTCGGCATCGGCTGCAACAACTTCGGCCGCAAGCTCGACGCCGAGGGCACCCGTGAGGTCGTGGACGCCGCCATCGACGCCGGCATCACCCTTTTCGACACGGCCGACATCTACGGCACCCCGCACGGCACGTCGGAACAGCTCCTCGGCGCGGCGCTCAAGGGCCGCCGCGACGAGGTGGTGCTGGCCAGCAAGTTCGGCATGAACATGGAGGGCCTCAACGGCCGCGACTTCGGCGCCCGCGGGGCACGGCGTTACATCGTCCGGGCGGTCGAGGCGTCCCTGCGCCGCCTCGAGACCGATCACATCGACCTCTACCAGATGCACGAACCGGACCCGGCGACGCCGATCGACGAGACGCTGGCCGCGCTGGACGATCTGGTCCGCTCCGGCAAGGTGCGCTACCTCGGCAACTCGAACTTCTCCGGCTGGCAGATCGCCGACGCCGACTGGACGGCCCGCACCAGCGGTCTGACCCGGTTCATCAGCGCGCAGAACCGGTACAGCCTGCTGCACCGGGAGGTCGAGACCGAGGTGGTTCCGGCGTGCGAGCAGTTCGGGCTCGGGCTGCTGCCGTTCTTCCCGCTCGACTCCGGCCTGCTCACCGGCAAGTACCGGCGCGGCGAGCAGCCGTCCGCCGGCACCCGGCTCAGCCAGGACCGCTACCGGCCCTGGCTGGACGATGCTGACTGGGACACCATCGAGGCGCTCACCGCGTACGGGCGGGAGCGCGGGCACAGCCTGCTCGACGTGGCGATCGCCGGGCTGGCGGCGCGTCCCGCGGTGACCAGCGTCATCGCCGGTGCGACCACCGCCGAGCAGGTCCAGGCGAACGCCGCCGCCGGTTCGTGGGAGCTCAGCGCTGCCGACGTGGCCGCCCTGGACGCGGTGCTGGACAGCTGA
- a CDS encoding SWIM zinc finger family protein, which yields MAFFDSSGPIKVDGGLAVRSKRGKIGEQWWSRRFVDVLEEVCDPGRLARGRNYARKGQVMDFVLTPGQVKARVQGSRPTPYSVTITIAAYDEAQWTEITSQLGSRAIYRAALLAGDMPHEIVELFTELGSPLFPSDLDIHCSCPDWGVPCKHGSAALYVLAEAFDDDPFLVLAWRGRAREVLLDALRGTPEPDEAVIDPLAVEDEPLDSRLDDFYAPAISLGRLRERGPRNATPPELLLRALDPPPVKIRHIPLVDVLRSTYRDLGPRPS from the coding sequence ATGGCTTTCTTCGACTCGTCCGGTCCGATCAAAGTGGACGGCGGGCTCGCCGTCCGGTCGAAACGCGGCAAGATCGGCGAGCAGTGGTGGTCGCGCCGTTTCGTCGACGTGCTGGAGGAGGTGTGCGATCCGGGCCGCCTGGCGCGTGGCCGCAACTATGCCCGCAAGGGCCAGGTGATGGACTTCGTGCTGACTCCGGGGCAGGTCAAAGCCCGCGTGCAGGGTTCCCGGCCGACTCCGTACAGCGTCACCATCACGATCGCGGCGTACGACGAGGCACAGTGGACGGAGATCACCTCGCAGCTCGGTTCGCGGGCGATCTACCGGGCCGCGCTGCTGGCCGGTGACATGCCGCACGAGATCGTCGAGCTGTTCACCGAGCTCGGGTCACCGCTGTTCCCGTCCGATTTGGACATCCACTGCTCCTGCCCGGACTGGGGAGTGCCCTGCAAGCACGGCTCCGCGGCGCTGTACGTGCTGGCCGAGGCCTTCGACGACGACCCGTTCCTGGTCCTCGCCTGGCGTGGCCGGGCGCGGGAGGTGCTGCTCGACGCGCTACGCGGCACACCCGAGCCGGACGAGGCGGTGATCGACCCGCTGGCGGTGGAGGACGAGCCGCTGGACTCCCGGCTCGACGACTTCTACGCCCCCGCGATCAGCCTGGGCCGGCTGCGGGAGCGGGGTCCGCGCAACGCGACGCCGCCGGAGTTGCTGCTGCGGGCGCTCGACCCGCCGCCGGTGAAGATCCGGCACATCCCGCTGGTGGATGTGCTGCGTTCGACGTACCGCGACCTGGGGCCGCGCCCCTCGTGA
- a CDS encoding DEAD/DEAH box helicase — translation MLVIHGGWVPGTGRPGRLVLWAEDPALPLTSASRARSRPHPFAVPADALGADFPVGTGTVTLPSTARGPLPSPETGAEASTRGVRLSAWTVPLLSVPAGEATAVLSSLAEPDADAPWVAGSSLRYLALLAGYACDLAQRGRMLPQLVVEDRVPTARWRPVLTGADAPTYRDFAAGMPPVVRAVDAVDGHPVGRTVRDALDSLLDGAARAVLPERLLAGQRPGPKAALPDRWLSALTADDPALPGAPADEVRELRQALDDWMRAANEANGPIRVSFRLIEPEPGEDGWALEFAVQSAEDPSLYLTAADLWEGERFPGLPRRPDETLLAGLGRAVRLFPLLHVALLEQRPAAMELSTGEAYEFLRQVAPLLQAAGFGVQLPAWAGRKGVGLKLTTRSKSKNPASRAVADSGFGLQELVDFRLDLVIGDGVVSAEELAELARLKVPLVRVRGQWVELDDRQLKAALKAVSRRREGELTAGEVLQQVVDGGEEDLPLVEVDADGSLGDLLSGQAADRLTPLPTPVGFQGQLRPYQERGLSWLHFLGRLGLGGILADDMGLGKTAQTLSLLLTEQTGKTLLVCPMSLVSNWQKEAARFAPELRVYVHHGGTRQRGEEFDAAVAGADLVLTTYGTALRDLETLRSVTWGRLVCDEAQAIKNSGTRQSQAVRAIPARTRLALTGTPVENHLAELWSIMDFCNPGLLGPAKRFRRRFQEPIEVRQDADATAALKRATGPFVLRRLKTDKSIISDLPEKNEMKVWCSLTPEQATLYQAVVEDMMSEIENSEGIQRRGNVLAAMMKLKQACNHPAHLLKDGSRLPGRSGKLARLEELAEEIIEDGDKALIFTQYAEWGSLLQPYLAAHLDRPVLWLHGGLSKARRDELVERFQNDNEPMLFLLSLKAAGTGLNLTAANHVVHFDRWWNPAVEDQATDRAFRIGQSRNVQVRKFICTGTLEEKIDQMIERKKALASSVVGTGEQWITDLSTDQLRELFALDPAAVS, via the coding sequence GTGCTCGTCATTCATGGCGGCTGGGTGCCCGGCACGGGTCGTCCGGGCCGGCTGGTGCTCTGGGCCGAGGATCCGGCACTGCCGCTGACCTCGGCCTCCCGGGCGAGATCCCGGCCACACCCCTTCGCCGTCCCGGCCGACGCGCTCGGTGCGGACTTCCCCGTCGGGACCGGCACCGTGACTCTCCCGAGCACCGCCCGCGGGCCTCTTCCGTCACCGGAGACGGGTGCCGAGGCCTCGACTCGTGGCGTCCGCCTCAGCGCCTGGACCGTTCCGCTGCTGTCGGTGCCGGCCGGCGAAGCCACCGCGGTGCTGAGCAGCCTGGCCGAGCCGGACGCGGACGCACCCTGGGTCGCCGGTTCGTCGCTGCGCTACCTGGCCCTGCTCGCCGGTTACGCCTGTGACCTGGCCCAGCGCGGCCGGATGCTGCCCCAGCTGGTCGTCGAGGACCGGGTGCCCACCGCACGCTGGCGACCGGTGCTCACCGGCGCGGACGCACCCACCTACCGCGACTTCGCCGCCGGGATGCCGCCGGTGGTCCGCGCGGTGGACGCGGTCGACGGGCACCCGGTCGGCCGCACGGTACGGGACGCGCTGGACTCGCTGCTCGACGGCGCGGCCCGCGCGGTGCTGCCGGAACGCCTGCTCGCCGGCCAACGACCCGGCCCCAAGGCGGCGCTGCCGGACCGCTGGCTCTCCGCCCTCACCGCCGACGACCCGGCACTGCCCGGCGCCCCGGCCGACGAGGTACGCGAGCTGCGTCAGGCCCTCGACGACTGGATGCGCGCGGCCAACGAGGCGAACGGCCCGATCCGGGTCAGCTTCCGGCTGATCGAGCCGGAGCCGGGCGAGGACGGCTGGGCCCTGGAGTTCGCGGTGCAGTCGGCCGAGGATCCGAGCCTCTACCTGACGGCCGCCGACCTCTGGGAGGGCGAGCGGTTCCCCGGCCTGCCGCGCCGGCCGGACGAGACGCTGCTGGCCGGGCTGGGCCGGGCGGTCCGCCTGTTCCCGCTGCTGCACGTCGCTCTGCTCGAGCAGCGACCGGCCGCGATGGAGTTGAGCACCGGGGAGGCGTACGAATTTCTCCGGCAGGTCGCCCCGCTGCTGCAGGCCGCCGGCTTCGGTGTGCAGCTGCCGGCCTGGGCCGGCCGCAAGGGGGTCGGGCTGAAACTCACCACACGCTCGAAATCCAAGAACCCGGCGTCGCGGGCGGTCGCCGACTCCGGTTTCGGCCTGCAGGAGCTGGTCGACTTCCGGCTGGACCTGGTGATCGGCGACGGCGTGGTGAGCGCCGAGGAACTGGCCGAGCTGGCCCGGCTCAAGGTGCCGCTGGTGCGGGTCCGCGGGCAGTGGGTGGAGCTGGACGACCGCCAGCTGAAGGCGGCGCTCAAGGCCGTGAGCCGGCGCCGGGAGGGTGAGCTGACCGCCGGCGAGGTGCTCCAGCAGGTGGTCGACGGCGGCGAGGAGGATCTGCCGCTGGTCGAGGTCGACGCCGACGGGTCGCTCGGGGACCTCCTCTCCGGTCAGGCAGCCGACCGGCTCACCCCGCTGCCGACGCCGGTGGGATTCCAGGGGCAGCTGCGGCCGTACCAGGAACGGGGTCTCTCCTGGCTGCACTTCCTCGGCCGGCTCGGGCTGGGCGGGATCCTCGCCGACGACATGGGTCTCGGCAAGACCGCGCAGACGCTCTCGCTGCTGTTGACCGAGCAGACCGGCAAGACGCTTCTGGTCTGCCCGATGTCGCTGGTCAGCAACTGGCAGAAGGAGGCCGCCCGGTTCGCGCCGGAGCTACGCGTCTATGTGCATCACGGCGGCACCCGGCAGCGCGGCGAGGAGTTCGACGCCGCGGTCGCCGGCGCCGACCTGGTGCTGACCACCTACGGCACTGCGCTGCGTGATCTTGAAACGTTACGCAGCGTCACCTGGGGCCGGCTCGTCTGCGACGAGGCCCAGGCGATCAAGAACAGCGGAACCCGGCAGTCCCAGGCGGTCCGGGCCATCCCGGCCCGCACCCGGCTGGCCCTGACCGGTACGCCGGTCGAGAACCACCTCGCCGAACTGTGGTCCATCATGGACTTCTGCAACCCCGGCCTGCTCGGCCCGGCGAAACGGTTCCGGCGCCGGTTTCAGGAGCCGATCGAGGTACGCCAGGACGCCGACGCCACCGCCGCGCTGAAACGGGCGACCGGCCCGTTCGTGCTCCGCCGCCTCAAGACCGACAAGAGCATCATCTCGGACCTCCCGGAGAAGAACGAGATGAAGGTGTGGTGCTCGCTCACCCCCGAGCAGGCCACCCTCTATCAGGCCGTGGTCGAGGACATGATGTCCGAGATCGAGAACAGCGAGGGCATCCAGCGCCGCGGCAACGTGCTGGCCGCCATGATGAAGTTGAAGCAGGCCTGTAACCACCCCGCCCACCTGCTCAAGGACGGTTCCCGGCTGCCCGGCCGGTCGGGCAAGCTGGCCCGCCTGGAGGAGCTGGCCGAGGAGATCATCGAGGACGGCGACAAGGCCCTGATCTTCACCCAGTACGCGGAGTGGGGCTCATTGCTGCAGCCCTACCTCGCCGCACATCTCGACCGTCCGGTGCTCTGGCTCCACGGTGGACTGAGCAAGGCGCGGCGCGACGAACTCGTCGAGCGGTTCCAGAACGACAACGAGCCGATGCTGTTCCTGCTCTCGCTGAAAGCGGCCGGCACCGGCCTCAACCTGACCGCCGCGAATCACGTCGTCCACTTTGACCGGTGGTGGAATCCGGCGGTCGAGGATCAGGCCACCGACCGGGCGTTCCGCATCGGACAGTCGCGCAACGTGCAGGTGCGTAAGTTCATTTGCACCGGCACGCTGGAGGAGAAGATCGACCAGATGATCGAGCGGAAGAAGGCGCTGGCCTCCTCGGTCGTCGGCACCGGTGAGCAGTGGATCACCGATCTCAGCACCGATCAACTGCGTGAGCTCTTCGCGCTCGACCCGGCGGCGGTGAGCTGA
- the mqnC gene encoding cyclic dehypoxanthinyl futalosine synthase, with translation MTANQEIDSILQRGADGGRITPEEALLLYTQAPFHALGEAADAVRRRRYPDGIVTYLIDRNINYTNVCVTACKFCAFFRAPKHKEGWSHPTEEILRRCGEAVELGATQVMLQGGHHPDYGIEYYEELFSSVKQAYPQIAIHSIGPSEILHMAKISGTSIEEAVLRIKAAGLDSIAGAGAEMLPERPRKAIAPLKESGERWLEAMAVAHRNGLSSTATMMMGTGETNAERIEHIRMIRDVQDLAVANGYRDDAVEQSHDVGGFRAFIPWTYQPENNHLKGRTQATTMEYLRFIAVSRLFFDNVAHLQASWLTTGKDIGQLSLHMGVDDLGSIMLEENVISSAGARHRSNLQELISMIRTADRIPAQRDTWYSHLAVHHTAADDPTDDRVVSHFSSIAIPGGGAGRTQLPLVEAS, from the coding sequence GTGACGGCGAACCAGGAGATCGACAGCATCCTGCAGCGCGGCGCCGACGGCGGGCGGATCACGCCCGAGGAGGCGCTGCTGCTCTACACGCAGGCCCCCTTCCACGCGCTGGGTGAGGCGGCTGACGCGGTCCGGCGCCGGCGCTATCCGGACGGGATCGTCACCTACCTGATCGACCGGAACATCAACTACACCAACGTGTGCGTCACGGCGTGCAAGTTCTGCGCGTTCTTCCGGGCCCCCAAGCACAAGGAGGGCTGGTCGCACCCGACCGAGGAGATCCTGCGCCGGTGCGGCGAGGCGGTCGAGCTCGGCGCCACCCAGGTGATGCTCCAGGGCGGCCACCACCCCGACTACGGCATCGAGTATTACGAGGAGCTGTTCTCCTCGGTCAAGCAGGCGTACCCGCAGATCGCCATCCACTCGATCGGCCCCAGCGAGATCCTGCACATGGCCAAGATCTCCGGCACCTCGATCGAGGAGGCGGTGCTCCGGATCAAGGCGGCCGGGCTCGACTCGATCGCGGGCGCCGGCGCGGAGATGCTGCCCGAGCGTCCGCGCAAGGCGATCGCGCCGCTCAAGGAGAGCGGCGAACGCTGGCTCGAGGCCATGGCGGTCGCGCATCGCAACGGTCTCTCTTCAACCGCGACCATGATGATGGGTACGGGTGAGACGAACGCGGAGCGCATCGAGCACATCCGCATGATCCGTGACGTGCAGGATCTCGCCGTCGCGAACGGCTATCGCGACGACGCCGTGGAGCAGAGCCACGACGTCGGTGGCTTCCGCGCCTTCATCCCGTGGACCTATCAGCCGGAGAACAACCACCTGAAGGGCCGCACCCAGGCCACCACGATGGAGTACCTGCGTTTCATCGCGGTCTCCCGGCTGTTCTTCGACAACGTGGCGCACCTCCAGGCGTCCTGGCTGACCACTGGTAAGGACATCGGCCAGCTCTCGCTGCACATGGGCGTCGACGACCTGGGCTCGATCATGCTGGAGGAGAACGTGATCTCCTCGGCCGGCGCCCGGCACCGGTCGAACCTGCAGGAGCTGATCTCGATGATCCGCACCGCGGACCGGATCCCGGCCCAGCGCGACACCTGGTACAGCCATCTCGCCGTGCACCACACCGCGGCGGACGACCCCACCGACGACCGGGTGGTGTCGCACTTCTCGTCGATCGCGATCCCCGGCGGCGGCGCCGGCCGCACCCAGCTGCCGCTGGTCGAGGCCTCCTGA
- a CDS encoding demethylmenaquinone methyltransferase: protein MTRADLDKQPHEVAEMFDGVAKRYDLTNTVLSFGQDRGWRRATRAALGLRPGERVLDVGAGTGISTEELSRSGAFAVGADLSVGMLRAGRHAQREVPLLAGDALRLPFADETFDAVTISFALRNVVDTAAALRELARVTRPGGRLVVCEFSHPTNAAFRTVYLSYLMRSLPAVARGVSSNPEAYVYLAESIRAWPDQAGLAARIADAGPWDRVGWRNLSGGIVALHRATRV, encoded by the coding sequence GTGACGCGCGCAGATCTGGACAAGCAGCCGCACGAGGTCGCCGAGATGTTCGACGGCGTCGCCAAGCGGTACGACCTCACCAACACTGTGCTCTCCTTCGGGCAGGACCGCGGCTGGCGCCGGGCCACCCGGGCCGCTCTGGGCCTGCGGCCGGGCGAGCGGGTCCTGGACGTGGGCGCCGGCACCGGCATCTCCACGGAGGAGCTGAGCCGGTCCGGCGCGTTCGCGGTCGGCGCCGACCTGTCGGTCGGGATGCTGCGGGCCGGCCGGCACGCGCAGCGCGAGGTGCCGCTGCTCGCCGGGGACGCGCTGCGGCTGCCATTCGCCGACGAGACCTTCGACGCGGTGACGATCTCCTTCGCGCTGCGTAACGTCGTGGACACCGCGGCTGCGCTGCGTGAGCTCGCCCGGGTCACCCGGCCGGGCGGGCGCCTTGTGGTGTGCGAGTTCAGCCACCCGACCAACGCGGCGTTCCGCACGGTGTACCTGTCGTACCTGATGCGGTCCCTGCCGGCGGTCGCGCGAGGGGTGTCCAGCAACCCGGAGGCGTACGTCTATCTGGCCGAATCGATCCGTGCCTGGCCGGACCAGGCGGGTCTGGCGGCCCGGATCGCGGACGCCGGTCCCTGGGACCGGGTGGGCTGGCGCAACCTTTCCGGCGGCATCGTGGCGCTGCATCGCGCCACCCGGGTATAA
- a CDS encoding geranylgeranyl reductase family protein produces MNDHGAGAIVADEADVIVVGAGPGGSAAAYHLARHGIRVLLLEKTEFPREKVCGDGLTPRAVRQLIRMGVDTSEKAGWLHNRGLRVIGGGVRLELDWPDLASFPNYGLVRTRLDFDDMLAQRATEAGALLRTGVNVTGPVLDDDGYVIGVQAKGPDREPVEYRAPLVIAADGVSGKFPLALGLAKRDDRPLGVAVRRYYRSTVKADDNFLESWLELRSAQDPGRLLPGYGWIFGLGDGRVNVGLGILNSSDAFGKTNYRALLTDWLGTTPEDWGLRDEANAEGQTLGAALPMGFNRVPHYTRGVMLVGDSGGMVNPMNGEGIAYAMESGELAAEVAVQALARPAGADRERALRAYPAELSLRFGGYYRIGGIFVKLIGNPQIMRLATKYGMPQPLLMKFVLKLLANLTDPRGGDAMDRIINGLTKVAPAV; encoded by the coding sequence GTGAACGACCACGGAGCAGGTGCGATCGTCGCCGACGAGGCGGATGTGATCGTGGTCGGAGCCGGTCCGGGCGGGTCAGCCGCGGCCTACCACCTGGCCCGCCACGGCATCCGGGTGCTGCTTCTGGAGAAGACCGAGTTCCCCCGCGAGAAGGTCTGCGGCGACGGTCTGACCCCGCGTGCGGTCCGTCAGCTCATCCGGATGGGCGTGGACACCTCGGAGAAGGCCGGCTGGCTGCACAACCGTGGTCTGCGGGTGATCGGCGGCGGGGTCCGGCTGGAGCTGGACTGGCCGGATCTCGCGAGCTTCCCCAACTACGGGCTGGTCCGCACCCGGCTCGACTTCGACGACATGCTGGCCCAGCGCGCCACCGAAGCGGGCGCGCTGCTGCGCACCGGTGTGAACGTCACCGGCCCGGTGCTCGACGACGACGGCTACGTCATCGGCGTCCAGGCGAAGGGCCCGGACCGCGAGCCGGTGGAGTACCGAGCGCCGCTCGTGATCGCCGCGGACGGCGTCTCCGGCAAGTTCCCGCTCGCCCTCGGGCTGGCCAAGCGCGACGACCGCCCGCTCGGCGTGGCCGTCCGCCGCTACTACCGGTCCACGGTCAAGGCGGACGACAACTTCCTGGAGTCCTGGCTGGAGCTGCGCAGCGCGCAGGACCCGGGCCGGCTCCTCCCCGGGTACGGGTGGATCTTCGGCCTCGGCGACGGCCGGGTGAACGTCGGTCTCGGCATCCTCAACTCGTCCGACGCATTCGGCAAGACCAACTACCGCGCGCTGCTGACTGACTGGCTCGGCACCACCCCGGAGGACTGGGGTCTGCGTGACGAGGCGAATGCGGAGGGTCAGACTCTCGGCGCCGCGCTGCCGATGGGTTTCAACCGGGTGCCGCATTACACCCGCGGGGTAATGCTGGTCGGCGATTCCGGTGGCATGGTCAACCCGATGAACGGCGAGGGCATCGCGTACGCGATGGAGTCCGGCGAGCTGGCGGCCGAGGTGGCGGTGCAGGCCCTGGCCCGCCCCGCCGGCGCGGACCGGGAGCGGGCGCTCCGTGCGTATCCCGCTGAATTGAGTCTGCGGTTCGGTGGTTACTACCGGATCGGCGGGATATTCGTGAAGTTGATCGGCAACCCCCAGATCATGCGGCTCGCCACGAAGTACGGCATGCCCCAGCCGCTGCTCATGAAGTTCGTCCTGAAACTCCTGGCCAACCTCACCGACCCCCGGGGTGGCGACGCCATGGACCGCATCATCAACGGCCTCACCAAGGTGGCGCCCGCCGTCTGA
- a CDS encoding NADH-quinone oxidoreductase subunit A, with product MTINPYVPIVGLLILGALFALFSVSVAPIVGPKRFNRAKLDAYECGIEPAPQPIGGGRFPVKFYLTAMLFIIFDIETIFLYPWAVSFDMLGLFGFVEMVLFILTVFIAYAYVWRRGGLNWD from the coding sequence ATGACGATCAACCCTTATGTCCCGATCGTCGGGTTGCTGATTCTTGGCGCCCTTTTCGCGTTGTTCTCGGTGTCCGTGGCACCGATCGTCGGGCCCAAGAGATTCAACCGAGCCAAGCTCGACGCCTATGAATGTGGCATCGAGCCCGCACCACAGCCGATCGGTGGCGGCCGGTTCCCGGTCAAGTTCTATCTGACCGCGATGCTCTTCATCATCTTCGACATCGAGACCATCTTCCTGTACCCGTGGGCCGTGTCCTTCGACATGCTCGGCCTGTTCGGGTTCGTGGAGATGGTCCTGTTCATCCTCACCGTCTTCATCGCCTACGCGTACGTGTGGCGGCGTGGCGGCCTCAACTGGGACTGA
- a CDS encoding NuoB/complex I 20 kDa subunit family protein, which translates to MGIEEKLPSGILLTSVEKLSNWARKSSFWGATFGLACCAIEMMAAGGPHYDLGRWGMEVFRASPRQADLMIVAGRVSQKMAPVVRQIYDQMPEPRSVISMGVCASSGGMFNNYAIVQGVDHIVPVDIYLPGCPPRPEMLIDAILKMREKVMAQPLGPNGRKMLAAREAEGRVPIVAPGAMPSSYRADKVRRAEWTQAVKEGREEQLRIENWMKLQPHLREVDK; encoded by the coding sequence ATGGGAATCGAAGAGAAACTCCCGTCAGGCATCCTGCTGACGAGCGTGGAGAAGCTGTCCAACTGGGCCCGTAAGTCGTCGTTCTGGGGCGCCACCTTCGGCCTCGCCTGCTGCGCCATCGAGATGATGGCCGCCGGCGGACCCCACTACGACCTGGGCCGCTGGGGGATGGAGGTGTTCCGCGCCTCGCCCCGGCAGGCCGACCTGATGATCGTCGCCGGCCGGGTCAGCCAGAAGATGGCCCCGGTCGTCCGGCAGATCTACGACCAGATGCCGGAGCCCCGCTCGGTGATCTCGATGGGCGTCTGTGCCTCGTCCGGAGGCATGTTCAACAACTACGCGATCGTGCAGGGCGTGGACCACATCGTCCCGGTCGACATCTACCTGCCGGGCTGTCCGCCGAGGCCGGAGATGCTGATCGACGCGATCCTCAAGATGCGCGAGAAGGTCATGGCCCAGCCGCTCGGCCCGAACGGGCGGAAGATGCTGGCGGCCCGTGAGGCCGAGGGTCGGGTCCCGATCGTGGCTCCGGGCGCCATGCCGTCGTCGTACCGGGCCGACAAGGTCCGCCGCGCGGAATGGACCCAGGCCGTCAAGGAAGGCCGCGAGGAGCAATTGCGGATCGAGAACTGGATGAAGCTCCAGCCGCATTTGCGGGAGGTGGACAAATGA
- a CDS encoding NADH-quinone oxidoreductase subunit C — translation MTMETGTDGGVPTTAPVGAEIGAPAQTPPSPDKGMFGVKGTGDVSGFGRLVRPRPAVFDSPRPYGGYFDDVYDALEEAYPAINEAIEKVVVDRAELTLHVRAENIAEVCQVMRDDESLRFELCSSVDAVDYLGSDERRFHVTYQLTSMTYRRRVRLEVAVADGVTVPSVTQVYPTADWQEREVYDMFGVVFAGHPNLTRILMPDDWEGHPQRKDYPLGGVPVEYKGAEIPPPDQRRVYQ, via the coding sequence ATGACAATGGAGACCGGAACTGACGGTGGTGTTCCGACTACCGCACCGGTAGGTGCGGAGATCGGTGCGCCCGCGCAGACACCGCCCAGCCCCGACAAGGGCATGTTCGGTGTCAAAGGAACCGGAGACGTTTCCGGTTTCGGTCGTCTGGTCCGCCCGCGACCTGCTGTTTTTGACAGCCCGCGGCCGTACGGCGGGTATTTCGACGACGTCTATGACGCGTTGGAGGAAGCTTATCCGGCCATCAACGAAGCCATCGAGAAGGTGGTCGTAGATAGGGCCGAGCTCACACTTCACGTGCGTGCCGAAAACATCGCCGAGGTGTGTCAGGTAATGCGCGACGACGAGTCGTTGCGGTTCGAACTCTGTTCGTCGGTGGACGCGGTCGACTACCTCGGTTCCGACGAGCGACGGTTTCACGTGACGTACCAGTTGACCTCCATGACGTACCGGCGGCGGGTACGTCTGGAGGTCGCGGTGGCGGACGGCGTGACCGTCCCGAGCGTCACCCAGGTCTACCCGACGGCCGACTGGCAGGAGCGGGAGGTCTACGACATGTTCGGCGTCGTCTTCGCCGGCCATCCGAACCTCACCCGGATCCTGATGCCGGACGACTGGGAGGGCCACCCCCAGCGCAAGGACTACCCGCTCGGCGGCGTGCCGGTCGAGTACAAGGGTGCCGAAATTCCGCCGCCGGACCAGCGGAGGGTCTACCAGTGA